A stretch of Paenibacillus mucilaginosus 3016 DNA encodes these proteins:
- a CDS encoding extracellular solute-binding protein, protein MVKTMANVSLLSILCLAVTACGGGGNNGNAAGTAPATNTTAAPAASEPVKNEKLIVYTNANSDGRGEWLIEKAKSAGFEIELVGAGGANLTNRLIAEKNNPIADVVFGLNNMLYENLKKENVLTKYVPKWAGEVEPGLNDPEGYYHGLVKQAILLGYNPKHFTAETAPKDWTDLYKDAAFKGKYEAPTLLGQITPQLVVAGILTRHQDPKGELGISQEGWNEVKQLFDNGVRAVEGEDFYSNLASGKTPLGAVVSGTLSKKEEQYKVKAGIVNPSIGVPMIVEHAAIINGTKKKASAERFVEWMGTAEVQGEFASKFNSMPANTKAAAKANESVKALYSNLKAQPLDWGFIAGNIGKWVEKIELQIMK, encoded by the coding sequence ATGGTCAAAACAATGGCGAACGTGTCTCTGCTGTCGATCCTGTGTCTGGCGGTAACGGCCTGCGGCGGCGGCGGTAATAACGGTAATGCGGCGGGGACTGCCCCAGCCACCAACACAACGGCTGCACCGGCAGCAAGTGAACCGGTTAAAAATGAGAAACTGATTGTGTATACGAATGCGAATTCCGATGGTCGCGGCGAATGGTTAATCGAGAAAGCGAAGAGTGCCGGCTTTGAGATTGAGCTTGTTGGAGCAGGCGGCGCAAACTTGACCAATCGGTTGATTGCAGAGAAAAACAATCCGATTGCGGATGTGGTATTCGGCTTGAACAACATGCTGTATGAAAATTTGAAGAAGGAAAACGTCCTGACGAAATATGTCCCGAAATGGGCTGGAGAAGTAGAGCCGGGCTTAAACGATCCGGAGGGATACTATCACGGTCTTGTGAAGCAGGCCATTCTGCTTGGCTATAATCCGAAACATTTCACTGCCGAAACCGCACCGAAGGATTGGACGGATCTTTACAAAGATGCCGCATTCAAGGGCAAGTATGAGGCTCCCACACTGCTTGGGCAAATTACCCCGCAGCTCGTAGTCGCAGGTATTCTGACCAGACACCAGGACCCGAAGGGGGAGCTTGGCATTTCCCAGGAAGGCTGGAATGAAGTCAAGCAGTTGTTTGACAATGGGGTCAGAGCGGTCGAAGGTGAGGACTTCTACTCCAATCTGGCAAGCGGAAAGACACCGCTGGGAGCTGTGGTTTCCGGTACGCTCAGCAAGAAGGAAGAACAATATAAAGTGAAGGCAGGTATCGTAAATCCTTCTATCGGCGTACCTATGATAGTGGAGCACGCAGCGATTATTAACGGTACAAAAAAGAAAGCATCGGCTGAGCGGTTCGTAGAGTGGATGGGAACGGCCGAGGTTCAAGGAGAATTTGCCTCCAAGTTCAATTCCATGCCTGCCAACACCAAAGCAGCTGCAAAAGCCAATGAGTCCGTGAAAGCATTGTATTCGAATTTAAAAGCACAGCCTTTGGACTGGGGCTTCATCGCTGGCAACATTGGAAAGTGGGTAGAGAAGATCGAGCTGCAGATTATGAAATAG
- a CDS encoding MBL fold metallo-hydrolase, with protein MKIHFLGTAAAEGFPNAFCRCESCIKARELGGKNIRTRSSAIIDDVIKFDYSPDSYMQALRDSIDLGAIEHLLVTHTHSDHYNAYDLECRREGIAHGLQHPMHIYGNDAVMHHTRVAIGRFEGERFAFHLLRPFETIAVGDAVVTPLPADHDRMETCLLYVIEKHGKKLLYGHDSGWFPEATWAWLKERNLDCVILDCTHGYTGNSRDTNHMGIETVLEAQREFRRQNILKQEGKIVVTHFSHNSRLLHDEFDEIFKPSGVTVAHDGLILYI; from the coding sequence ATGAAAATTCATTTTCTCGGAACCGCTGCTGCAGAGGGTTTTCCCAATGCATTCTGCCGCTGTGAATCCTGCATCAAAGCCCGGGAGCTTGGCGGAAAAAATATCCGCACCCGAAGCTCGGCCATCATCGACGATGTGATCAAATTCGACTATTCGCCCGATTCTTATATGCAGGCGCTTCGCGACAGCATAGATCTGGGAGCCATAGAGCACCTGCTCGTGACCCATACGCACTCCGATCATTATAATGCGTATGATCTGGAATGCCGGCGGGAGGGGATTGCCCACGGGCTTCAGCATCCCATGCACATCTACGGGAATGATGCCGTCATGCACCATACGCGCGTCGCCATCGGGCGTTTTGAAGGCGAACGGTTTGCCTTCCATCTGCTGCGCCCATTCGAGACGATAGCTGTGGGGGATGCAGTGGTTACCCCGCTGCCTGCGGATCATGACCGAATGGAAACCTGCTTGCTGTACGTCATCGAAAAGCACGGCAAAAAGCTGTTGTACGGACATGATTCGGGCTGGTTCCCCGAAGCGACCTGGGCATGGTTAAAGGAACGGAATCTGGATTGCGTCATTCTGGACTGCACGCACGGATATACCGGAAATTCCCGCGACACCAATCATATGGGAATCGAGACGGTGCTGGAGGCCCAGCGTGAGTTTCGGAGGCAAAACATACTGAAACAGGAAGGGAAAATCGTAGTCACCCACTTCAGCCATAATTCCAGGCTGCTTCACGATGAATTTGACGAAATCTTCAAGCCTTCGGGGGTCACGGTGGCCCATGACGGATTGATTTTATATATCTAG
- a CDS encoding GntR family transcriptional regulator: protein MKNAHASKKPNLLYQQIADKVRGIIQSRRLQPHDPVPSEGELAKLFGVSRMTSKLALELLAEQGLVYRLPRRGTFLSGQQEGTPSNDKMPLEREPDSVRAEEQPCKQIALIVPHLSDYTSKIIAAAENEVRKYDCDLILKISKDKEDEDVCLQRLVEGGIGGIILFPQGRKTCSDQVLRLKLQQFPIVIIDRIFREVSIDCVYHDHYQGSYEMTKYLIGKGHREIGYTSNPVNHITSREERYQGYIQALLDHAIPVKTQYIHFKNVDCDPSRMNESDPEQERLIRANPQMTALLCGDDYVAISTLYTALRMEVAVPDQLSIVGFSDIHLSALTPIPLTTVRQDTEKLAQSAFHLLMKRVHHTMEKPITIKVQTTIVERKSVLQRASS, encoded by the coding sequence ATGAAAAATGCACATGCGTCAAAGAAACCGAATCTGCTGTACCAGCAAATTGCGGATAAAGTCAGAGGAATCATCCAGAGCCGGAGGCTTCAACCGCATGATCCCGTCCCATCCGAAGGAGAGCTTGCGAAGCTGTTCGGCGTAAGCCGGATGACGAGCAAGCTGGCGCTGGAGCTGCTGGCCGAACAGGGCCTGGTGTACCGTCTGCCGAGAAGGGGGACCTTCCTGTCCGGACAGCAGGAGGGTACCCCGTCCAACGATAAGATGCCGCTGGAGAGAGAACCGGATTCCGTTCGGGCAGAGGAGCAGCCGTGCAAGCAGATCGCCCTCATCGTGCCCCATCTATCCGATTACACTTCCAAGATCATTGCTGCCGCCGAGAACGAAGTGCGCAAGTACGATTGCGACCTTATTCTGAAGATCAGCAAGGATAAAGAGGATGAGGATGTGTGCCTGCAGAGGCTGGTTGAAGGGGGGATCGGCGGCATCATTTTATTTCCCCAGGGACGCAAGACCTGCAGTGACCAGGTGCTGAGGCTGAAACTGCAGCAGTTCCCGATTGTGATTATCGACCGAATTTTTCGTGAGGTTTCGATTGATTGCGTCTACCACGATCATTATCAGGGCTCTTACGAGATGACCAAGTATTTGATCGGGAAGGGACACCGGGAGATCGGATACACTTCGAACCCGGTCAATCATATCACCAGCAGGGAGGAACGGTATCAGGGTTACATCCAGGCGCTGCTCGATCATGCCATTCCAGTCAAAACCCAGTACATTCATTTTAAAAACGTGGATTGCGATCCCAGCCGTATGAACGAAAGTGATCCTGAACAGGAACGGTTGATTCGTGCCAATCCACAGATGACCGCTCTCCTCTGCGGGGATGATTATGTTGCCATTTCAACCTTATATACGGCACTGCGCATGGAGGTTGCGGTTCCTGACCAGCTGTCGATCGTGGGGTTCTCCGATATTCATTTGTCCGCATTGACTCCCATTCCGCTCACCACGGTCAGGCAGGATACCGAGAAGCTGGCCCAATCGGCCTTTCATCTCCTGATGAAACGCGTCCATCATACCATGGAGAAACCGATTACCATCAAGGTTCAAACGACGATTGTGGAAAGAAAATCCGTGCTCCAACGTGCAAGTAGTTAG
- a CDS encoding winged helix-turn-helix transcriptional regulator yields the protein MGDRKNKLEARVEVCPVETTLDVIGGKWKAIILFHLIDGPKRFSEFRRLYPGLTQFMLTLQLRELERDGMIHREVYKQVPPKVEYSLTEFGMTLTPIILDMKKWGITYKNRVDDIRQQAAVQEKGDKEDQ from the coding sequence ATGGGAGATCGCAAAAACAAGCTCGAAGCGAGGGTGGAGGTGTGTCCTGTCGAAACGACGTTGGATGTCATCGGGGGCAAATGGAAAGCGATCATTCTGTTTCATCTTATCGATGGCCCCAAGAGATTCAGCGAATTCCGGCGGCTCTATCCGGGGCTGACGCAATTTATGCTTACTTTGCAGCTCCGCGAGCTTGAACGGGATGGCATGATTCACCGCGAGGTTTATAAACAGGTGCCTCCTAAAGTGGAATACTCGCTGACTGAATTCGGCATGACGTTGACGCCGATCATCCTTGATATGAAGAAGTGGGGAATAACCTACAAGAACAGAGTTGACGATATACGGCAGCAAGCAGCAGTGCAGGAAAAAGGGGACAAAGAAGACCAGTAA